TGATACAGCCGGAGGTTATTATATAGGCTGGGTAGATGCGGGTGAATGGTTAAAATATACAGTAAATGTTAAGACAGCAGGAACATATACAATAGAAATCCGGGTAGCTTGTCTTGGTTCAGGAGGAACTTTTCATATAGAGTTCGACGATATAGACAAGACAGGACCAATGCTAGTCCCTGACACAGCCGGATGGGCAAGTTGGCAGACAATAACAAAGACAGGAGTAATTTTAACTGCAGGAAAACACGTAATGAAGTTGGCAATGGACAGTATCGGTTCTAATTCCACCGGTAATTTTAATTATATAAATATTATACCGGAAGCTCAACAAAAACCAAATATTACAGCAAATGCTATGACAACAAATTCTACTAATCAGCCAAATGATAAGTTACTTTTTCACGAAGGAGTATTATTCCCGGATCCTAATCTGGCACCTATAAAAACACCATATTTAATTTCGTGGCGCGCTGGTCCCGGTGAACAGCCCCATGAAACAGAAAATACTTTTGGCTATACACCGTCTATTAGACCAAGGCACGATGAAATGGTAGCAAAAGGTAAACTCCCGATACCATGGTCAGGTGCAGCACATGATGACCCTTCAAAAAGTGCGAATCCAAATTATCTTGACACTGAAGAAAAGATGTACGATAGATACTTGAAGATTGCGGAGGAAGGATATTTTGGTATAGAAATTGACGAATACTCTTCTTATGATACTGATAATCGGGTACAAGAGTCACTCAGTGCGCTAAGACGTGTTAAGAAACAATATCCAAGTATGATAATGGCCGCCGGTATTGCCGGTGCTGCGATTGATAAACCGATATCGGACGGGGCTGACGTGATAAATTTATATGAACCGGAAATATACATTTATCCGGGAACCAGGTACTACAAAACATTTATCAAGAGATGTACTGACAGTGTGAAATATTACGGGCTTGAAGCAAAAACCATAGGTATCTTTTCTGGTGGAGATGCTTACAAAGGCAACCCGGCGGATGTTGATTTATGGATAAAATATTTGAGAGCTGAATCGCCTAAGATGGCTAGTATTGGAATAGGAATATATAAACTCTATAATTCAAGTACTGAAGAAAGAGCAGTATTTGACAAAGTAATGGATGATGATTTTTTTAAATTGTCGCCGACTGTTTCTATAACTGCACCTGCAAACAACACAAAATTAAGCGGGACAGTTAAAATAACTGTAATCGCTAAGAAAAATTTCGAGACAGATAATCCTGTTGTGTCTTATCGCTATTTCATTGATAACAAACTAATAAAAATATCATCAAGCCCTGAATATCAATGGAATACTGCCGGTTATCCAAAAGGCAAACATATAATAACGGTTCATGCAGTAGCAGATGATTATCTCGCCGGTGTAAGTCAGGTAAATGTGACAACAAAGTAGTCAATAGTCAGACGACAGAAACAAGATGCAAGATGCAAGATAACATCTTACTTCTGACTTCTGACTTCTGACCTCTGACTTCTTGCTTCTTGATTATTAGCCGTTCACAAAACTGAAGGTTAAGAATAGGGGTTGTTGTTGAAGTCAAGATCAGATTAGGTGAAGCAATCTCATAGTTTTTAAATAGAGATTGCCACGGGCTTGTCGCAAGGAGATTTATTTAAGGAGTTTGTCATGGAATGTTTATGGAAGCAGAATTGGCAGGAAACGAAAAAGCATTTTACGGATTGGTGGAACCGCAAAGGACTTATACTAGGGATGTGGGATGCATTTGATGCTGCAAAACCGCATGAAATCGTATCAGACCCCGGTAAAACTGAATCAATAGAAGAATCTTATGTCAATCACGAGTTCAAGTCTAAAAAAAACCATTATTCTATATCAAAAAAATGTTTTGACGGGGATATTCTTCCAATTGCAAATGTTGATTTAGGTCCGGGTTCCCTTGCTCTTTTTCTTGGTTCGGAACCAGGTTTTTCTGAAAGAACTATATGGTTTAATCCCATTATGAAAGATGACGAGAATCCGGAAAACAGACCTGCGTTAAAGTTTAATCCCGAAAATAAGTGGTGGAAAATAACCGAAGCATTGCTAAGGGAATCTGTAAAACTTTCAAATCATAAATACATTGTAGGTTGTCATGACCTTATTGAGAATATCGATATTCTTGCTTCTTTACGCGGTACTGAAACACTGCTTATGGATATGGTTGAACGACCGGACTGGGTAAAACGGAAATTGGATGAGATTAATCAGGTCTGGTTTGAAGCATACAGTCGTATATATGACATTATAAAACTCGAAGACGATAGTAGTGCTTTTAGAGCATTTTATATTTGGGGACCTGGTAAAACAGCAAAAGTGCAGTGTGATGCCTCAGCCATGTTTTCACCAGCCATGTTTGAGCAGTTTGTTGTCCCTGCTTTAAGCAGGCAGTGTGAGTGGTTAGATTATTCCATGTTCCACCTTGATGGTCACCAATGTCTTGCGCATCTTGATAGTTTGCTTTCTATAAAAGGACTTGATGCGATTGAATGGACACCAGACCCCACCATACCTTCAGGGGGCAATAAAGAATGGTATAGTCTTTATAGAAAAATACTTGATGCTGGTAAATCGGTACAGGCGGTTGGTATTAGACATAAAGAAATAATTCCTTTGCTTGATGCAGTAGGCGGGAAAGGGATGTATATTCATACTAGTTTTGATAATGAAAAAGAATTAGAAACACTTATTAAAAAAGTTGAACCATACAGGTAAGAGACGTAGTAAGGAAGAGTTATTGGGTTATAGCGTTATAGGGTTGTAGGGTTTAAACTCTATGAACTCTATAACTCTACAAACTCTAAAACTCTACCATCCCACAATCCCACAATCCCGCTATCCCACGACCCCACCATTTCACTATCCTATATTTTATAGTTAAATTGTTTTTTTACGGAACTGGCCTGGTGGTGTGCCAAAATGGTTTTTGAATATCCTTGAAAACTGATACTCGTCAATAAATCCAACTTCTTTGGAAATAACTTTTAATGGTAAATCTGTTGTAAAAATCATATTTTTAGCAGTTTCAACACGAAGTATTCTTAAATCATCCATTGGCGTTAGTCCTGTAAGTTTCTTATATTTTCTTAAAAAATGATTTTTACTCATACCGGCATAACTAGCCAAATCTTCTAATGTCAAATGTTTTTTCAAATTGTCCGTTATAAAACTTCTTATATCACTAATAATAGGATGTTCTTCTTTAGATTTAGAAATTTCTATTAATTCAGCTAATATTACTTCAAAAATTTTCTTTTGTAGTAGACTTCTGTGAAGGGAAAATGGTTGACTTTTTTGATGCACCCACTGGGCTAAAAACCGGATTTTTTGGTTTATGTCATGAGTTAAAACAGGTATCTCCAACTTTCCCTTTTCTTTCCATATAAAATAAATAAATTCAGGTGGATTACTACTATCAGGATGTTCGTTGTGATTTACTCCTTCATGATAAAACAAAATATCACCGGTATTTGCACAAATATTTTTCTTCAATATTTTAACATACATTGAACCATTAAGAATAACTACCATTTCATGATATGGATGGTAATGGTTATCTCCTCCCCAGTTAGGGTCTGGATCAGCATGTCCTATATAAAGTAATTTATTAGTTTTATTTATTTTTAAACCAAACTTTTTACTATAATGTTCTATTTTCATAGTGCGATTTTTGACAAAAAAATAGCGATTTTAGCCATTGACGGTTTTTACTTTATACATTATACTTTAGTTAGAAGGAACAAGAAAGAACATAAATACTATACAGATAAAATTTAAATTTGTCAATATCAATTTTTTAGATGAATTTAAAATTCATTATACATAACACAGTAAGACAGGAGTAAAATATGATTAAAACTTTTAAGCAGGTATTATTAGTTGCAGGGCTAACATTAACATTTAGCACAGTAGTAACTTCAGAACCGATAAAGCTTCATCCTGACAACAATCGTTACTTCATTTATAAAGGCAAGCCCACAGTCCTTATTACCTCTAATGAACATTACGGTGCAGTATTGAATAAAGATTTTGACTATATCGCATATTTGGATGAGCTCAAGAACAAGGGGCTTAATTATACTCTTATATTTACCGGAACTTATATTGAGCCGGCTGAGAATATAGCTACGGACACATTTAGGTGGTGGAATATTGATAATAATACTCTTGGTCCAACTAACAACAACTTTCTCTGTCCTTGGGCAAGAAGTACTACTCAAAAAGGATTTGCTGGGGATCCGAACAGTTACAAGTTTGACCTATCCAAGTGGGATGATGCAGGCACACCGGCTAATTCATATTTTCCCCGTCTAAGAGATTTTATTAAGCAAGCTGATGATAGAGGTATAGCGGTAGTAATTGTCTTTTTCCTTCCTTTTAATGAGGCAAGTTTTGGTAAAATGTGGGAACGCTCTCCTATGAATGGTGGTAGTGGAATTAAAAATGGTCTCCCTGGTGTAGGTAATGATATTGACGGTATAAGTAATAATGTTAACAATGCAGGAAACATTGCGTATTTAACTTCCACTGGCGACGATAGTATTTGGGATATTCGCGATAATGGTTTGCATAATGACGGTTTGACGGTCTATATGTCTTCTATGGTTACTAAAATAGTTCAGGAATTGAATGAATTTGACAATGTCATTTATCAGTCGATTGGAGAGTCTTGGTTTGGTGGTGGTACTAGGGGAATTGAATTTGATAATTACATCATCTCTAAATTTGTCACGACAGAGGCAGCACTTCCGAAAAAACACCTTATTTGTCAAGCCAGAGATATAGGTTGGGCACCAAATTTTAACATCAATCCGAATGCGTCTCTTTTTTTCTACTCTGGTCCTCCACTTAATACTATAGTAAAAAATTACTTCCATAATATCCCTATAGGGGTTGATGAGATTACATATCTGGGCATAGCCGATGTTTCATATCGTTGTTTTGGATGGAAATGGATAATGGCTGGCGGTGCAGTATATGCCGTGCTTGACTTAACATTTACTCCGGGTCCGGGAGGTGGTTCAGGTTTAAAGGTTCTACCTTACTATACCTCCCGCTACGATTACTTCACCAACAAATCGCTCTCGTTCACCATAGGAGGCGGAGGTCCGGCATTACGTACTCAAATGGGGGTTTTGAAGAGTTTTATGGATAGTTTTGATTTTGTAAACATGCACCCTGATAATTCAATTATAACAGGAGCTCTTCCATCTGGAACAACTGCGTGGGCGTTGGTTCAGGATGGCAAACAATATGCTATTTATATACAAGGGAACATACCATCTCTTAATGTTAATCTACAAGGAGTCACAGGCACCTATAAAGTAGAATGGATTAATACTAAAACAGGGAACATAGATAAAACAGAGACATTTTCACACACCGGAGGTACAAAAGTACTGACTCCACCGAGTTATACTGAGGATATAGCATTACGGATACTGAGTAATGTTACACCAAATACTGCCCCAACAGTAAATTTGCAAAAACCTACAAATGGACAATCCTTCACTACTGGTTCAAATATATTAATAGAAGCAACAGCATCTGATGATGGTGCTGTTACAAAAGTAGATTTTTATAATGGCTCTAATTTTTTAGGAACAGATAATAGTTCACCATATAATTATACATGGAATAGTGTTTCAAAAGGTAATTATACCATAAGTGTGGTAGCAACCGACAATGGTAGTCCAGCATTAACAGGGACTGCACAGGTTAGTATTGTAGTCACAGATTCTGGTAATGCATCGCCTACAGCAAGTATAACCGCACCATCAAATGGAGCAACATATAAGATAGGTGATTTAGTAACGATAAGTGGAACTGCGTATGACAGTGATGGAACAATAACCAATGTAAAAATTTATGCAGGTAGTTCCTTGATTGGGATAATTAACGTTTCACCATATACCATAACATGGTCAACGACAGCAGCGGCTAATTACAGTCTAACAGCAGTAGCAACGGATGACAAGGGAGCAACTGGAACATCACCAGCAGTAACAATAACCGTAACACCTGAGGGGAAAATAAATTTAGCATTAGGAAAGACAGCGACAGCATCATCAGTAGAAACAGGATGGGGCAATGATAATGCAAGTTACGCAGTAGACGGAGATATGGGAACTCGATGGGCATCACAATATCCGTATAGTGATACAGAATGGATATATGTAGATTTAGGAGCAACCTATAACATAACAGAAGTAATATTAAAATGGGAAGCAGCATATGGAGCAAATTACCAGATACAAGTATCAGACAATCATACAGACTGGACAACAATAGCTACAAAGACAGGAGGAACGGGAGGAACAGATGATATTATACCATCAATAAGTGGCAGTGGAAGATATGTCCGTATGAATGGTATAGCAAGAGGACCTTACGGATATTCGTTATATGAGTTTGAGATATATGGTACTTTGGTAGGAGGGAATAGACCGCCAACAACAAGCATAACCGCACCAACAAACGGAGCTACATATAACACAGGTACTTTAGTAACTATAAGTGGAACTGCAAATGACACTGATGGAACGATAAGCAATGTAAAGTTTTATGCCGGTACTACATTACTCGGAACAGACACCAGTTCACCATATTCCATAACATGGACACCGACAGTAGCATCAAGTTACAATTTAACAGCAGTAGCAACAGACAATGGTAATGCAACAGGAACATCATCTGTTGTAACTATAACAGTCACAAATCCTGCTAATGCATCACCTACAGCAAGTATAACTGCACCAACAAACGGAACAACGTATAACACGGGTGATTTAGTAACAATAAGTGGTAGTGCGAATGACAGTGATGGAACGATAGCCAATGTAAAGTTTTATGCAGGCAGTACTTTGATTGGTACAGACAACGTTTCTCCATATACCATAACATGGACACCGACAGTAGCAGCTAGTTACAATTTAACAACAGTAGCAACAGACAATGGTAATGCAACAGGAACATCATCAGTTGTAACTATAACGGTAAGTGCCGATACAACATCACCCGTAATAAGTGGAGTAACACCAACTACCATAACCGGTAATGAAGCAGTGATAATCTGGACAACAAATGAGCCATCAGATTCACAGGTAGCATATGGACTAACAACTGCAATGGGGAGCACAACCACATTAAATGCGGCACTTTTAACCAACCACAACGTTACCCTTAGCAATTTGAAAAAAGGGAAGACCTATTATTACAGAATTTACAGCCGTGACTCATCTGGTAACCTCGCAACATCGTCACAGTATAGTTTTAAGACATCTAACAACATAAGGCAAAGCATATATACCTATTACTACGATGATGGAACAACCACAGTAGCGACCAAGGTAGGTGCATCACCATCTATGAGCTTGAAGTTCAAGTTACAGGTATATAATTTAGATTTAGGTGAGAACATCATAGCAACGGATTACACTGGCACCATAACACTTAAAACAAAGAACAGCAATGGCGAAGAATTGGATACAGTTGATACGACGTTAATTGAGACAGATGCAGGAGAGAAAGAGGTCAGTGTCCCGTTCAATAGTAATATAAATACAGTAGAGCTTACAGGTGACGTAACAGCGCCGATATTGATAAAGTTCAGTGATATGTATATAGCAAAGTTAGTGGGCTACCAGGGTGGTTCAATACGGGGAGCTAACGGATTAAAGATAATAATACCTACAGGTGTCCTGTCCGCGAACAAATATCTTGCCTCAATACGAACGAGTGCAGTGCCGTCAGCAAATAATACAATGAAATATGTTAACACAGTAAATCCCATATGTTATGATTTTGGCGAGTTAACATTTAATAATAATACTCCAATGCTGCTAAACCAGAATTTTACAAGAGCAGTTAACATAACAATACCTTATGCATCAGCGGATATAGGTACGTTAAAGGAAGATGGACTTAGAATCTACTATTGGACTGGTTCAGATTGGGAGATAGTAACAGGAGTGCAGACAGTAGATAAAACAAACAAAACAGTAACAGCGAAAGTAAACCATTTTTCAACATACCGGATATTAGGTAGTTATTTATCTGTTGATTTAAGTAATGTCCGGGTGTATCCGAATCCATATAATTTTACTACAGCAGTTCAAGGTAAATTAAAGGTGATAAATCTTCCAATAAATAGTATAATGAAACTGTATAGCGTAGATGGTGAATTAGTTAGAGAGCTCAAAGAGCTCGATTATGGTAACCTTGGTCGGATAGAGTGGGATGGCAAAGATGGTAATGGTGACAAAGTAGGCAGAGGAGTGTATATCTACCAGGTAGAAGACGCTGCCGGAAAAAAGAAGACAGGGAAGATAGGATTAGTCAAATAGTCCTTGGTCAAAAGTTCAATGTCAGATAAAGATTAATATTGAGATTAAGATTAAGAACATAAGAGCATAAGAACATGGGGACGTAAGAACATTATATTAAATGGAGGATGGATTATGAAATGGAAAGGTTTTTTGAGAGTAGCATTATTAATAACTGTGGCTATTGGTTTTTTGGTAAATGTTTCTACGGCAGCAGTAATGTATGATGCTTTTGTGGAAAACTCATTGGTAAGTATATACCGGGATAAAGTATTTACCGGTAAAACTAAATCCATGGAATTATATGCAGCGAAAGACGAATATGAACCAGCACAAATAGTTATAATACCAAAAGGCAAAGAAGACCTGAAAGGTATAAAGATTGAATTTACAGACCTTAACGGTAAATTACCGGATAATACACCAATTAAAATAAGTAAGGCTAATTTTGAATATCATCCTGCGGCATGGATAAATATAGATGAAGCAAAGTATGGTTTTCGTGACTGGAGTGAAGGACAAAAACAATCGTTCCTAAACGCACGGCGTCTTAAGGGGATAGATGAAGTTACCGGATTGCGTTCTGACCCGTTAAGATTAGACAAAGTATTTGATGCACATCCTGATAAAAATAATATAGTTTGGCTTACTTTATATGTGCCGAAAGATACGGTAGCAGGAACATATACAGGGACAGTTTCTATTATTCCCAAAAATGGAAAACGGACAGAAGTAAAGGTTTCATTAAAAGTATGGGATTTTGTTTTAATGAAAGAATGTCCTGTAGGACTAATTCCTTGGGGCGGAGATTATGGAAATGGTGCCAAAGCCGTAGGGATATCTGATTATGAATATGCAAAGATAATAGCAAAACACATGGTTAAACTTCATCGCGGAAATTCATATTTGGCGTGGAGTCCGCCATACGAAGGTCCTTATGATACTTTTAACAAGCAGACAGAAGAACTTATGCAACTCGGGATGAATAAGTTTTGGATTTTTATAGATATGCGGTATTTTTACCCTGCAGGACCGCTTCGTATTAAAAACAATGATGAACGCATGGGACCGGAACGCCAGGCAATACTTAAAAAATTATATAATTATTTAAAAGAGAAAAGCTGGTTGGATAATTTTATGTTAGTAACATGGGACGAACCCGACTTTCTAAAAACAGGCATTCTTGAGAAGTGGCAGCAATCACAACAAGAGATAAAAGATGCCGGATTTACTAATTTTCAATCAGATTTTACCGGTCGTGCTTTAGGATGTCTTGATAAAATGATAGGCTACGCCGGTATATGGACCGCTCATATGGGACTTTGGGAAGGCGAGATAACAAATTTTTTACTAGCACGTAAAAAAGCAGGCGATAGAATAGGCTGGTATTGGGGTGCCACTTTAGTTGCTCCCGGTTATATGATGCATCATCTTTTAATAGAACAGAGAAACATTTATTGGCTTGCTTATAAATATAATATTGATTTATTTGCTATTTGGAATTATGACCAGGGATTTAGAGGATATGACTATGGTGAGCGGGACGGTGTGAAGACTTTTTGGAAAACCAATGAAGAGTCATTCCCGATAACTACTCTGACAAGAAATTATGTTTATCCCAACCCCACGCTGGATAAAAACAATCCTATTTTAAGTTCAATACGGGAAGAAGTCTTGCGTGACGGCAGAGAAGACAATTGTTATCTGTATATGTTAGGCCGGTTAATTGAGAAGCATAAAAAAGATGGAAATACACAACTTGCAAAAGAAGGAGAGGATGTTCTTACCGAAAGCATGAACATGGTTGCTAAAAGTGCAACTGATTACTCTACAAATCCTTCTGATATATATCAAGCGAAAAAAATGGTAGCAGAAGCTATTTTAAAACTTTCAAATAAAAAATAATTTAATTTTAACTATCTGATGTTCTCGGTTCGTAGTAATGCCCCTTGAAGTTAAGGGTCAGTTACATTTTGTTAAAGGTAAGATGCCTTTTTACGGAACTGGCCTGGAGGTGTTCCAAAATGATTTCTAAATATTCTTGAAAGGTGATGTTCGTTAGCAAAACCTACTCCCTTAGAAATTGTTTTTAATGACAAATCTGTTGAAAATATCATATCTTTGGCAGTTTCAACACGAATTATTCTTAAATCATCCATCGGTGTTTGTCCCGTAAGTTTTTTATATTTTTTTAAAAAATGATATTTACTCATACCGGCATGCTTAGCTAAATTTTCTAATGTCAAGTGTTCCTTTAAGTGTTCTTTCATAAAACTTCTTACCTTATCAATAATAGTATGCGGTTCTTTGGATTTAGAATTTTTTATTAACTCAGCTAATATAACTTCAAATATTTTACCTTGCAATATGCTCTTGTAAGGAGAACTTGTTTTTCTTTCTTCATATGCCCATTTAGCTAAAAGACGTATTCTTTTACTTATATCGTGGGTTAAAATAGGAACCTCAAGCTTTCGTTTTTCTTTCCATGCAAAAACAATAATTTCAGCAGGAGTAGTGCTGGTAAGGCGTTCTCTGTGATTTAATCCTGCAGGATAAAGCAGGACATCACCGGGGCTTGCATGAATATCTTTTTTTGATATTTTAACACATATTGAGCCCTTAATAAGAACTACCATTTCATGGAATGGATGATAATGTTTTTGTATTTTACGGTCAGGGTATGGATCAATACACCCTACATAAATTAATTTATTGGTTTTTTTTTCTTTCAAACTGTAATCTAGTTTCATATAAAAGTTTTTGACAAAATAACAACGATTTCTAATATTATATAAAAAGATTAAAATATTGCAATAGCGATTTTTTTAATCTTGAAAATATCAAAAGTATGTTATATAATAACAGATAGTAAGAAGATAAGTAGAGGATATTTATATGAATAAAAATTCGCCTGTAAATGATAATGATTGGTATCCTGTTCCATTTTCAGTAAAAGATTTTCCTTTTGCAATAGCCACTACAGTTGATCTTGCTGTGCGTAGTAAGTATTATCATTTTCATCCCTTTGCTATGGAGTTTCAATATATCCGTTCCGGTAAAGGTTTTTACTTTATTAACGATAAATCAAATACTTTTAAAGATAAATCAATATTTATTATTCATGGGCGGGATATTCATACCTATATAAAAGGAAAAAATCCTTCTCGGGTAAATAAGACCACTCTATATTTTAAAAAATCCTTTTTTAAGGATTCTCTTTCACATCAGCCTTTTATAAAAAGTATTTTCGATTGTAATAAAAACTTCCCGCATCAGATATGTTTTAGTGAAAAAGAAGCAGACGATATAGAGTTAATTTTACATATGCTTGAGAAAGAGTGGGAAAGGAAGGGAGAGAATTTCCGTGAGGTAATAAAATCTTTACTTACAACGTTTTTAGTGCTAATAAAAAGAAGTATGTCTAACAAGGAAAAAAATATCAGTTCTCTTAAAGAACATAATCCGATAATTGACGAAGTATTAGATTATATAGACAAACACTTCAAAGAACACATAACGCTTCCTGATTTATCAAAGCAAGTGGGATATTCTTCTTATCATATAAGCCGGTTGTTTAAAAAATTTACCGGATTAAGTTTTAGGGAATTAGTAGATAATAAAAGAGTAATAGAGGCAAAGCGTATTTTGGAAACAGACAATAGTAAGAAAGTTATTTCTATTGCATATGAAGTAGGTTTTTCAGATTTGAGCGCTTTTAATCGCAATTTTAAGCGTCTTACCAGCACAATCCCCTCTCTATACCGCAAGATTTGCGCACCCATTAACAAATAAATCCAAGACAAAAAATCAAAAGTGTGTTATAAGTATAGTAACAAGATAGTCCGAAGTCCTTGCTTGCCAACGACTTCTTGCCCGCCAAAGATTCAGTGGAGGGCGAAGTTCAATGTCCTATATCGTAGTCGCACCGTCTTACGGTGCCAATGAATCAATTGATAATTTCATTACACAATAGACACAAGAGAAGCTAAAAGCAAAATATTCTATGTTGTTTACCCCGCATACTGCGGGGTCATGTGCTCATCCGGTGCAGTTGCTCCGGATTCCGCGCATAGAATCCGAAAAGGCTGCTCCCGCGAAAGCGGGATGAGTTCGCAAAACCAAGGGCTAAGATAGATAACGCCAACAGGTTGCCGATAAGAGACAAATAAAGACAACGAACCACAAGCGGGTTACGCTCTTGTGGCGAGACCCAAACTATCAAGCCAGCAAGGTTATCGAAAACAGAAGAAGTAGATTAGTGAATTAGTAGATTAGCGAATTAGGTTGAAAAAACTTAATTAACTGATATCTAGTTAACTATAAGCTTCTTTTTTTATTCACGGGATAGTTCTGAATTCTGAATCCTGTTTGCTGAATACTGAATTCTGTTACCCGGACAATTTTATGACTAAACCTATTAAATTATTTTTATTATTAACATTGTTGGTATTAACAAGCATGATAACTGCAAAGACATTATCTGCGGTATTGAGTTTCAAAAGGGGAGTTATACATCTCTGGAATGATATGTCTCAACTAAGCTCCAGCCTTGATAATGCGGCATACTATGGTGCAGATGCCTTACAAACCGGAATAATTCCTACCTATATATCCGGTGTTAAAGGTGGGAAACATGATTATATAGGTGACGGCATCACTTATGCACATACAAAAGGTATAAAAATATTTCTTTTGATGGACATGAGCAATTATGCCGATGCCGATTGGGAAGCCTTTAAAAACAATACTTCTATACAGGGCCAATTTCTTTCAGACATGGATTGGATATTGCAAAGATATCCTACACTTGACGGTATAGAATTAGAAGAGCCGCACGCTCATATTATACAGACTGATGGTGGTGCCTCATGGCGTATATTTACAAACGATTTTTTTACTAAGTGCAAAAATATTATTTCCAAATATAGACCTACTGACCAGCCTGAAACCTTTTTATGGTCGTTTAATTGTGCCAGCAATTCTAAGGAAGGTGTTTGGGCGAATGGAATTGATACAGCCTATATCAATACGAACAAATTATTCAACGCATATGGAATTCAAAATGCCGCCACTACTCTTAACGATTACATGTACAATATTACAATATGGCAGTCAAGGTTTCCAAATCTTGAAATTTTTTCGGGTACACTTTTGACATGGTCAGGCCTTATTGACGGTTGTGCGTCCCAGTATCCAAGTTGGGACAGTCCAAAATGCTGGAGTCCGGCATTCTTTGACCAACTTAAATGGGCTAATTCTGTCGATCATTCTGTGCAGATATTTACATTACCTAGATTGGCTGAGTCCGCCTCAATGTGGCCGAACGACACTACACCGGGCACAACAGCCGGTGATAAAGTAATATATATATGGGGCGGCGTTCAGCAGGCATATCCTGCAGGAATTCCTTGGGTAATATCATCCGACACAATTACCCCGACAACAATACAAGTGGAGGACTTTGATATGATGACCGCTGGCTTGGGTCAAGGAGAAGCATACAAAGATACAGAATCCGCTAATCAAGGTGGTGTATACAGGACA
This genomic interval from Elusimicrobiota bacterium contains the following:
- a CDS encoding carbohydrate-binding protein — encoded protein: MSIQKLVKVVCNFVVCMFVGSFLSGVADTTPPAKIAYFVTAFPTSKTITLVWRSVGDDGNSGTATKYDIRYSLSPIATESAWNSATKVKCDITPSPAGSAESFMISGLSPLKKYYFAIKSGDEVPNWSPLSKSPSGTTPAITDTIPPGKIIDLTTSDPSANSITLTWTAPGDNGKKTIDDMWIQPKVKYSATGLASRYIPYDIRYSLKPITDANWDSATKVQRTPIAQELSKQEKFAVAGLLPSTKYYFAIKTADDVPNWSGVSNCPSETTRATGINTPYKGVPSQIPGKIEIEDFDNGGQSVAYYDTTPGNSGKQNQCRTNERVDIGICNDTAGGYYIGWVDAGEWLKYTVNVKTAGTYTIEIRVACLGSGGTFHIEFDDIDKTGPMLVPDTAGWASWQTITKTGVILTAGKHVMKLAMDSIGSNSTGNFNYINIIPEAQQKPNITANAMTTNSTNQPNDKLLFHEGVLFPDPNLAPIKTPYLISWRAGPGEQPHETENTFGYTPSIRPRHDEMVAKGKLPIPWSGAAHDDPSKSANPNYLDTEEKMYDRYLKIAEEGYFGIEIDEYSSYDTDNRVQESLSALRRVKKQYPSMIMAAGIAGAAIDKPISDGADVINLYEPEIYIYPGTRYYKTFIKRCTDSVKYYGLEAKTIGIFSGGDAYKGNPADVDLWIKYLRAESPKMASIGIGIYKLYNSSTEERAVFDKVMDDDFFKLSPTVSITAPANNTKLSGTVKITVIAKKNFETDNPVVSYRYFIDNKLIKISSSPEYQWNTAGYPKGKHIITVHAVADDYLAGVSQVNVTTK
- a CDS encoding AraC family transcriptional regulator, which codes for MKIEHYSKKFGLKINKTNKLLYIGHADPDPNWGGDNHYHPYHEMVVILNGSMYVKILKKNICANTGDILFYHEGVNHNEHPDSSNPPEFIYFIWKEKGKLEIPVLTHDINQKIRFLAQWVHQKSQPFSLHRSLLQKKIFEVILAELIEISKSKEEHPIISDIRSFITDNLKKHLTLEDLASYAGMSKNHFLRKYKKLTGLTPMDDLRILRVETAKNMIFTTDLPLKVISKEVGFIDEYQFSRIFKNHFGTPPGQFRKKTI